The Fodinibius salinus genome includes a window with the following:
- a CDS encoding 2-hydroxyacid dehydrogenase: protein MSLLLIAPDRDMSDWEQALQKSDPNLDIEIWPDVEDPKRVQFAVCWNHPKNVLNQYPNLQAVSSLGAGVDHLLADEELPESTDICRVVSPSLVQQMKEYVLAAVLNIQRNIVHYIHQNEQGRWQPHNHQLSGEVKVGIMGLGELGRPVAQQLANIGYHVSGWSRSTKDVENITTYAGTEEFETFLHNTQMLVCLLPLTQETEGVLNLETFKALNNPAWIINVGRGEHLIDEDLIYALDSDILQGAWLDVFSEEPLPDKHAFWNRPNIIITPHIASITQPSGSADQIVENYKRALSGMELNYKVDRNKGY, encoded by the coding sequence ATGTCACTCTTATTAATTGCTCCTGACCGCGACATGTCGGACTGGGAGCAAGCACTCCAAAAAAGCGATCCCAATCTGGATATTGAAATTTGGCCGGATGTTGAAGATCCAAAACGCGTACAATTTGCCGTTTGCTGGAATCACCCCAAGAATGTACTCAATCAATATCCTAACCTGCAGGCAGTATCTTCACTCGGGGCGGGTGTCGATCACCTATTAGCTGATGAGGAACTCCCAGAATCTACTGATATTTGTCGGGTTGTCTCACCTTCGTTAGTTCAACAGATGAAGGAATATGTGCTGGCAGCAGTCTTAAACATCCAGCGTAATATTGTCCATTATATTCATCAAAATGAGCAAGGGAGGTGGCAGCCTCATAACCATCAACTCTCGGGGGAGGTAAAGGTAGGCATAATGGGACTCGGGGAACTGGGCCGACCGGTGGCACAACAGCTGGCTAATATAGGATATCATGTGTCGGGATGGTCTCGCTCAACCAAAGACGTAGAAAACATTACCACTTATGCCGGAACCGAGGAGTTTGAAACTTTTCTCCACAATACCCAAATGCTTGTCTGTCTGCTTCCGCTCACTCAAGAAACGGAAGGGGTTTTAAATCTCGAAACATTCAAAGCTCTAAACAATCCCGCATGGATTATCAACGTAGGCCGGGGTGAACATCTAATAGACGAAGACCTGATTTATGCACTGGACAGTGATATACTGCAAGGCGCTTGGCTGGACGTATTTTCAGAGGAACCACTACCTGATAAGCATGCATTCTGGAATCGGCCAAACATTATCATTACCCCCCATATTGCTAGTATTACACAACCTTCTGGAAGTGCAGATCAGATTGTTGAAAATTATAAACGGGCATTGTCCGGAATGGAATTAAACTACAAAGTAGATCGAAATAAAGGATACTAA
- a CDS encoding branched-chain amino acid aminotransferase — protein sequence MSTDNTFNITKVSSTRVENVNLDDPGFGERFSDHMLEVEYREGQWQKPSIKPFGTIEVTPALNTLHYGQSVFEGMKAYYADENTVNLFRPEKNHQRLVRSCKRMCIPPVSEDVFIDGITKLIKLDHQWVPQKEGNTLYIRPFVCAFDPIISARVSDSYRFFIITTPVGSYYNRPVKLTTSQKYARAVKGGVGAAKTAGNYAASLYPAQEAEEKGFDQVLWLDACEHKFVEEVGTMNIFFVIDGVLVTPELSGTILPGITRASVIQLAKHWGLPVKERRLTIDEVMEAGANGTLDEAFGAGTAAVIAPVEEIHHDGQSVRFDFEQRGPVGQKLHDQITDIQWGKAEDPFGWITPISVNS from the coding sequence ATGAGTACCGACAATACATTTAATATTACCAAAGTATCATCCACAAGAGTAGAGAATGTAAATCTTGATGACCCCGGGTTTGGCGAACGTTTTTCAGATCACATGCTGGAGGTTGAATATCGGGAAGGGCAGTGGCAGAAACCTTCAATTAAACCCTTTGGGACAATTGAGGTGACGCCGGCGCTCAATACGCTGCATTACGGACAATCAGTGTTTGAGGGAATGAAAGCTTATTATGCAGATGAGAATACTGTTAATCTGTTTCGGCCGGAGAAAAATCATCAGCGGCTTGTTCGGTCATGTAAACGAATGTGTATACCGCCCGTATCTGAGGATGTATTTATCGACGGTATAACTAAGCTTATTAAACTTGACCATCAGTGGGTTCCTCAGAAAGAAGGAAATACCTTGTATATTCGTCCCTTTGTCTGTGCGTTTGACCCCATTATTTCTGCACGCGTTTCTGACAGCTATCGATTTTTTATTATTACAACTCCGGTGGGTTCGTACTATAACAGGCCGGTTAAGCTTACGACATCTCAAAAATATGCACGAGCTGTTAAGGGTGGTGTAGGAGCTGCGAAGACAGCCGGTAATTATGCCGCCAGTTTGTATCCCGCGCAAGAGGCCGAAGAGAAGGGGTTTGACCAAGTGCTGTGGCTTGATGCTTGTGAGCACAAATTTGTTGAAGAAGTGGGGACGATGAACATCTTTTTTGTGATTGATGGTGTACTGGTAACGCCGGAGCTGAGTGGTACTATTTTACCGGGCATTACACGTGCTTCGGTCATTCAGTTGGCCAAGCACTGGGGACTGCCGGTTAAAGAACGTCGCCTGACGATTGATGAAGTTATGGAAGCGGGCGCCAATGGAACATTGGATGAAGCTTTTGGCGCAGGTACAGCAGCCGTCATTGCTCCTGTGGAAGAAATCCATCACGATGGCCAGTCGGTACGCTTTGATTTTGAGCAGCGCGGACCTGTTGGCCAAAAGTTACATGACCAAATTACAGATATACAGTGGGGTAAGGCAGAAGATCCTTTTGGATGGATTACACCGATTTCGGTTAATAGCTAA